Proteins co-encoded in one Acidimicrobiia bacterium genomic window:
- a CDS encoding ABC transporter ATP-binding protein, which produces MPLFSVDNLTHDYGDVQALTDISLEVPDGAIGLVGANGAGKSTLIKILLGLLTPTSGDVQVLGQDVRTHIRQARARVGYMPEGDCLPIDQSASDFVAYSAELAGVPAKAARRRASESLALVGIGEERFRYLKDFSTGMFQRVKLAQAIVHDPKVVFLDEPTAGLDPEGREQMLDLVNRLAEYEISVIFSTHILSDIERTCDWVVLLDNGRVKRNGALDRLGSHGIVQIELIDDPQPTADLLRGRGLTVTVDGFRMSIPAAEGVTTLVRDAFAESGAGIRSMTETQITLEEAFFEVGPALPPPVPT; this is translated from the coding sequence ATGCCACTGTTCTCCGTCGACAATCTCACCCATGATTACGGAGACGTTCAGGCGCTGACAGATATCTCGCTGGAGGTGCCTGACGGTGCGATCGGTCTCGTTGGGGCCAACGGAGCCGGCAAGTCGACCCTTATCAAGATCCTCCTCGGTCTTCTCACACCGACTTCTGGCGACGTCCAGGTACTCGGACAAGATGTCAGAACCCATATCCGCCAAGCCAGAGCCCGGGTTGGATACATGCCAGAGGGCGACTGCCTTCCCATTGACCAATCAGCCTCTGATTTTGTCGCGTACTCCGCAGAGCTGGCCGGGGTTCCTGCCAAAGCGGCCAGACGGAGAGCATCCGAGTCCCTAGCCCTGGTTGGAATCGGCGAGGAGCGGTTCCGATACCTCAAGGACTTCTCAACCGGCATGTTCCAGCGGGTGAAGCTTGCCCAGGCGATCGTCCACGATCCCAAAGTGGTATTCCTCGACGAACCCACCGCCGGGCTCGACCCCGAGGGGCGAGAACAAATGCTTGATCTCGTCAACCGGTTGGCCGAATACGAGATCAGCGTCATCTTTTCAACCCACATCCTCAGCGACATCGAACGGACCTGCGACTGGGTGGTCCTCCTCGACAACGGGCGGGTGAAGCGCAACGGCGCCCTCGACCGCCTCGGCAGCCACGGGATCGTGCAAATCGAACTCATCGACGACCCCCAGCCAACCGCCGACCTTCTGCGAGGTCGTGGCCTGACGGTCACCGTCGACGGTTTCCGAATGTCGATACCGGCCGCCGAAGGGGTCACGACCCTGGTTCGCGACGCTTTCGCCGAAAGCGGAGCGGGCATCAGATCCATGACCGAAACCCAGATC